A stretch of Henckelia pumila isolate YLH828 chromosome 4, ASM3356847v2, whole genome shotgun sequence DNA encodes these proteins:
- the LOC140865778 gene encoding large ribosomal subunit protein bL19cz-like isoform X2, which translates to MASNVLLQAPFMVPRAPKTLAFSAAVSRHPSAAALISTSCSRKLSLPKLSKSRSFVVRAEANAEVEVEDSAEAEVTQIVVASEEKSPRKPRIKLGDIMGILNKKAIEAADTERPTPDLRTGDVVEIKLEV; encoded by the exons ATGGCTTCCAACGTACTTTTACAG GCTCCGTTCATGGTCCCGAGAGCTCCCAAGACTTTGGCCTTCTCCGCGGCAGTTTCGCGGCATCCCTCCGCCGCGGCATTGATTTCTACAAGTTGTTCTCGCAAGTTGAGTCTTCCGAAGTTGAGTAAAAGTCGCTCCTTTGTTGTGAGAGCGGAGGCAAATGCTGAAGTTGAAGTGGAAGATAGTGCGGAGGCCGAAGTTACCCAGATTGTTGTTGCTTCTGAGGAGAAATCCCCAAGAAAACCCAGAATCAAGCTTGGTGACATTATGGGG ATTTTGAACAAGAAAGCAATCGAAGCAGCAGACACAGAAAGGCCAACTCCTGATCTTCGAACTGGGGATGTTGTGGAGATCAAATTG GAAGTCTGA
- the LOC140865778 gene encoding large ribosomal subunit protein bL19cz-like isoform X1, which translates to MASNVLLQAPFMVPRAPKTLAFSAAVSRHPSAAALISTSCSRKLSLPKLSKSRSFVVRAEANAEVEVEDSAEAEVTQIVVASEEKSPRKPRIKLGDIMGILNKKAIEAADTERPTPDLRTGDVVEIKLVARSSNSYNY; encoded by the exons ATGGCTTCCAACGTACTTTTACAG GCTCCGTTCATGGTCCCGAGAGCTCCCAAGACTTTGGCCTTCTCCGCGGCAGTTTCGCGGCATCCCTCCGCCGCGGCATTGATTTCTACAAGTTGTTCTCGCAAGTTGAGTCTTCCGAAGTTGAGTAAAAGTCGCTCCTTTGTTGTGAGAGCGGAGGCAAATGCTGAAGTTGAAGTGGAAGATAGTGCGGAGGCCGAAGTTACCCAGATTGTTGTTGCTTCTGAGGAGAAATCCCCAAGAAAACCCAGAATCAAGCTTGGTGACATTATGGGG ATTTTGAACAAGAAAGCAATCGAAGCAGCAGACACAGAAAGGCCAACTCCTGATCTTCGAACTGGGGATGTTGTGGAGATCAAATTGGTTGCCCGATCATCAAACTCTTATAATTATTAA